One segment of Streptomyces sp. NA02950 DNA contains the following:
- the nagA gene encoding N-acetylglucosamine-6-phosphate deacetylase codes for MVQRTVLTGARVVLPSGVVENGRVTVEGSRIAAADAGPDPAAERGAARDLTGCWIVPGFIDIHLHGGGGASFSAGTAEEALTTIRTHRRHGTTTLLASTVTGDLDDLARQAAVLSELVEQGELAGIHFEGPFISPHRCGAHQPSLLRDPDPADVRKLVDAARGTARMMTLAPELPGGLESVRLLADSGVIAAVGHTDSGYEPTREAVEAGATVATHLFNAMPSLLHREPGPVAALLEDERVTIELINDGTHLHPAVLQLAFRRAGADRVAFITDAMGAAGMSDGRYPLGPMEVEVKNGVARISTGPTAGSIAGSTLTLDRAFRRAVTVDGLTVDEAVRALSGTPAKVLGIDGRVGSLEPGKDADLVVLGADFRLRGVMRRGTWVVDPEVT; via the coding sequence ATGGTGCAGCGAACGGTTCTCACGGGCGCCCGGGTGGTGCTGCCGTCCGGGGTGGTCGAGAACGGACGGGTGACGGTCGAGGGCAGCCGGATCGCCGCCGCGGACGCGGGGCCGGACCCGGCCGCCGAGCGGGGCGCGGCGCGCGATCTGACCGGCTGCTGGATCGTCCCCGGCTTCATCGACATCCATCTGCACGGCGGCGGTGGCGCCTCCTTCTCCGCGGGCACCGCCGAGGAGGCCCTCACCACCATCCGCACCCACCGGCGCCACGGCACCACGACCCTGCTCGCCTCCACCGTCACCGGCGACCTGGACGACCTCGCCCGGCAGGCGGCCGTCCTCTCCGAGCTGGTCGAGCAGGGCGAGCTGGCGGGCATCCACTTCGAGGGGCCGTTCATCTCCCCGCACCGCTGCGGCGCCCACCAGCCCTCGCTGCTGCGCGACCCCGACCCGGCGGACGTCCGCAAGCTGGTCGACGCGGCCCGCGGCACCGCGCGGATGATGACCCTCGCACCCGAACTGCCCGGCGGGCTGGAGTCCGTACGGCTGCTGGCCGACAGCGGCGTCATCGCGGCCGTCGGCCACACCGACTCCGGCTACGAGCCGACGCGCGAGGCGGTCGAGGCGGGCGCCACCGTGGCCACCCATCTGTTCAACGCGATGCCGTCGCTGCTGCACCGCGAACCCGGCCCGGTCGCCGCGCTGCTGGAGGACGAGCGGGTCACCATCGAGCTGATCAACGACGGCACCCATCTCCACCCGGCCGTACTCCAGCTCGCCTTCCGCCGCGCGGGCGCCGACCGCGTCGCCTTCATCACCGACGCGATGGGCGCGGCGGGCATGAGCGACGGGCGCTATCCGCTCGGCCCGATGGAGGTCGAGGTCAAGAACGGGGTGGCGCGGATCAGCACCGGGCCGACGGCGGGGTCGATCGCGGGCTCGACCCTCACCCTCGACCGGGCCTTCCGGCGGGCGGTGACCGTCGACGGGCTGACCGTGGACGAGGCGGTGCGGGCGCTGTCCGGCACCCCCGCGAAGGTGCTGGGCATCGACGGCCGGGTGGGCTCGCTGGAGCCCGGCAAGGACGCGGATCTTGTGGTCCTCGGCGCCGACTTCCGGCTCCGGGGCGTGATGCGCCGCGGCACTTGGGTGGTCGATCCCGAAGTGACCTGA
- a CDS encoding ROK family protein, with translation MEHVIALDVGGTGMKAALVGADNTLLHEARRPTGRERGPEAVVTAILDFAAELRALGQERFGGPPAAAGVGVPGVLDEARGVAVFAANLGWRDVPLRALLSERLGGIPVALAHDVRMGGLAEGRIGAGEGADRFLFVSVGTGIAGAIGIGGRIDPGAHGSSGEIGHVVVRPGGPVCGCGQRGCLETLASAAAVGRAWAAASGDPSADAADCAKAVASGDQRAEAVWGEMTGALADGLVIAHTLLDPRMVIVGGGLAEAGETLFGPLRTAVEERITFQQLPHIVPAGLGDTAGCLGAGLLAWDLLATEVSA, from the coding sequence GTGGAACATGTCATCGCCCTGGATGTGGGCGGCACCGGTATGAAAGCCGCCCTGGTCGGGGCGGACAACACCCTCCTGCACGAGGCCAGGCGGCCCACCGGTCGGGAGCGCGGCCCCGAGGCCGTCGTCACCGCGATCCTGGACTTCGCCGCCGAGCTGCGCGCGCTGGGCCAGGAACGCTTCGGCGGGCCGCCCGCGGCGGCGGGCGTCGGCGTACCCGGGGTCCTCGACGAGGCCCGCGGCGTGGCCGTCTTCGCCGCCAACCTCGGCTGGCGGGACGTCCCGCTGCGCGCGCTGCTCTCGGAGCGGCTGGGCGGGATCCCGGTCGCGCTGGCCCATGACGTCCGGATGGGCGGGCTGGCCGAGGGGCGGATAGGAGCGGGCGAGGGCGCCGACCGGTTCCTGTTCGTGTCGGTCGGCACCGGGATCGCGGGCGCCATCGGCATCGGGGGCCGGATCGACCCCGGGGCGCACGGCTCCTCGGGCGAGATCGGCCATGTGGTCGTACGGCCGGGCGGCCCGGTGTGCGGCTGCGGCCAGCGGGGCTGTCTGGAGACGCTCGCCTCGGCCGCCGCGGTCGGCCGCGCCTGGGCGGCGGCGAGCGGCGACCCCTCCGCCGACGCCGCCGACTGCGCCAAGGCCGTGGCGTCCGGAGATCAGCGGGCCGAGGCGGTGTGGGGGGAGATGACCGGGGCGCTCGCCGACGGCCTGGTGATCGCCCACACCCTGCTCGACCCCCGGATGGTGATCGTCGGCGGCGGGCTCGCCGAGGCCGGGGAGACCCTGTTCGGCCCGCTGCGCACGGCGGTCGAGGAGCGGATCACCTTCCAGCAGCTTCCCCATATCGTCCCGGCGGGCCTCGGGGACACCGCCGGATGCCTGGGCGCGGGCCTGCTCGCCTGGGATCTACTCGCCACGGAGGTTTCCGCCTGA
- a CDS encoding extracellular solute-binding protein — translation MGLTTAGVAAATTAPVLTACGSGSGSGGEVTLKVVAADYGDSAANSSQKAWEKMARAYESKHGNIKIDVKVYSWTEVDKRVAEMVKSGDAPDIAQIGAYADYAADGKLYRADQMLSIPTQAGFITSIAHAGEVNRVQYGLPFVSSARLLFYNKKLFDQAGISDAPTTWAELKDAAEALKGIGVRTPYGLPLGPEETQAEAMMWMLSGEGGYTDGNGSYTIDSTENIETFEWLRDELVGEGLTGPGSPARTNRQDVFDAFTRGEVGMLNGHPTLMQQASGHGISYGTAALPGRKGTSRSTMGVADWLMAFNTHGNREQIGSFLDFVYDDKNVLGFATEYDLLPVTTSVRETMLHDREYKPLWRFLDELESAEFYPSDKTSWAAVSKLVKEKIGSTVGKGGDPASVLGEIQRAADAMETAGT, via the coding sequence TTGGGTCTGACGACGGCTGGAGTCGCGGCGGCGACCACGGCGCCGGTGCTGACGGCCTGCGGCAGCGGCAGCGGCTCGGGGGGTGAGGTCACCCTCAAGGTGGTCGCGGCCGACTACGGCGACAGCGCCGCGAACAGCTCCCAGAAGGCGTGGGAGAAGATGGCCCGCGCCTACGAGAGCAAACACGGCAACATCAAGATCGACGTCAAGGTCTACAGCTGGACCGAGGTCGACAAGCGCGTCGCCGAGATGGTCAAGAGCGGTGACGCCCCCGACATCGCGCAGATCGGCGCGTACGCCGACTACGCGGCCGACGGCAAGCTCTACCGCGCCGACCAGATGCTCTCCATCCCCACCCAGGCCGGGTTCATCACCTCGATCGCCCACGCGGGCGAGGTCAACCGGGTGCAGTACGGGCTGCCCTTCGTCTCCAGCGCCCGGCTGCTCTTCTACAACAAGAAGCTCTTCGACCAGGCCGGCATATCCGACGCGCCCACCACCTGGGCCGAGCTGAAGGACGCCGCCGAGGCGCTCAAGGGGATCGGGGTGCGCACCCCCTACGGACTGCCCCTCGGCCCCGAGGAGACGCAGGCCGAGGCCATGATGTGGATGCTCAGCGGCGAGGGCGGCTACACCGACGGCAACGGCAGCTACACCATCGACTCGACCGAGAACATCGAGACCTTCGAATGGCTGCGGGACGAGCTGGTCGGCGAGGGCCTCACCGGCCCCGGCTCCCCGGCCCGCACCAACCGGCAGGACGTCTTCGACGCCTTCACCCGCGGCGAGGTCGGCATGCTCAACGGCCACCCCACCCTGATGCAGCAGGCGTCCGGCCACGGCATCAGCTACGGCACCGCGGCGCTGCCCGGCCGCAAGGGCACGTCCCGCTCGACGATGGGCGTCGCCGACTGGCTGATGGCCTTCAACACCCACGGCAACCGCGAACAGATCGGCAGCTTCCTCGACTTCGTCTACGACGACAAGAACGTGCTCGGCTTCGCCACCGAGTACGATCTGCTGCCCGTGACCACCAGCGTCCGGGAGACGATGCTCCACGACCGGGAGTACAAGCCGCTGTGGCGGTTCCTGGACGAGCTGGAGAGCGCCGAGTTCTACCCGTCGGACAAGACCTCCTGGGCGGCCGTCAGCAAGCTGGTCAAGGAGAAGATCGGCTCGACGGTGGGCAAGGGCGGCGACCCGGCGAGCGTGCTGGGCGAGATCCAGCGCGCGGCCGACGCGATGGAGACCGCGGGGACATGA
- a CDS encoding DUF3263 domain-containing protein translates to MTDVTGDAAGPEPEPEREPGPEPEEPGAEPGGLSDRDRAVLALERHGWPGPGAKERAIRERLGISPTRYFQLLNALLDDPRALEHDPVTVNRLRRVREERRMRR, encoded by the coding sequence ATGACGGATGTGACGGGGGACGCCGCCGGGCCGGAGCCGGAACCGGAGCGTGAGCCCGGGCCGGAGCCGGAGGAGCCGGGCGCCGAGCCGGGCGGGCTGTCGGACCGGGACCGGGCCGTGCTCGCCCTGGAGCGGCACGGCTGGCCGGGCCCCGGTGCCAAGGAGCGCGCGATACGCGAGCGGCTCGGCATCTCCCCGACCCGCTACTTCCAGCTGCTGAACGCGCTGCTGGACGACCCCCGGGCCCTGGAGCACGACCCCGTCACCGTCAACCGCCTCCGCCGGGTGCGGGAGGAGCGGCGGATGCGCCGCTGA
- the otsB gene encoding trehalose-phosphatase — MGSHPLPEPTTAAGREGLAALLERPGSAVVGLDFDGTLAEIVPDPDQARAHPGAVPALSRLAPLLRSVAVITGRPARVAVDYGGFAGVEELAGLVVLGAYGAERWEAADGGLRAPAPPPGVAAVKAELPDVLSAHGGARGLWTEDKGRAVAVHTRRAEDPQAAFERLRAPLSALAERHGLIVEPGRLVLELRPPGMDKGVALTDHIRATGADTVLYAGDDLGDLAAFAAVERLRDEGVRGVLVCSGSTEVTELAARADLVVNGPSGVVSLLDALATAATRP; from the coding sequence ATGGGCAGCCACCCCCTTCCCGAACCGACCACAGCCGCCGGCCGCGAGGGCCTCGCCGCCCTCCTCGAGCGACCCGGCAGCGCCGTCGTCGGGCTCGACTTCGACGGCACCCTCGCCGAGATCGTCCCCGACCCCGACCAGGCCCGTGCCCACCCAGGCGCGGTCCCCGCGCTCTCCCGCCTCGCCCCGCTGCTGCGCTCCGTCGCCGTGATCACCGGCCGCCCGGCCCGCGTCGCGGTGGACTACGGCGGCTTCGCCGGGGTCGAGGAGCTGGCCGGCCTGGTGGTGCTCGGCGCCTACGGTGCCGAGCGCTGGGAGGCGGCCGACGGCGGGCTCCGCGCCCCCGCCCCCCCGCCGGGCGTCGCCGCCGTCAAGGCCGAACTCCCCGATGTGCTGTCGGCCCACGGCGGTGCGCGGGGCCTGTGGACCGAGGACAAGGGCCGCGCCGTCGCCGTCCACACCCGCCGCGCCGAGGACCCGCAGGCCGCCTTCGAACGGCTGCGCGCCCCGCTGTCCGCACTGGCCGAACGCCACGGGCTGATCGTCGAACCCGGCCGCCTGGTGCTGGAACTGCGCCCGCCCGGTATGGACAAGGGCGTCGCCCTCACCGACCACATCCGCGCCACCGGCGCCGACACCGTCCTCTACGCGGGCGACGACCTCGGCGACCTGGCCGCGTTCGCGGCCGTGGAGCGGCTGCGGGACGAGGGCGTCCGCGGCGTCCTGGTGTGCAGCGGCAGCACGGAGGTGACCGAACTGGCCGCCCGCGCGGACCTGGTGGTCAACGGCCCGTCGGGCGTGGTGTCCCTGCTGGACGCCCTGGCGACCGCTGCGACCAGGCCGTAG
- a CDS encoding trehalose-6-phosphate synthase has translation MAAPRTAQILVASNRGPVSYALGEDGSLTAKRGGGGLVSGLSAIGPDAGAVWVCSALGDGDREAARRAGTGHLDTADTGGQQVRMLDIAPDVFAAAYNGVANSVLWFVHHLLYQTPVEPVFDAGSAAQWAAFETYNTAFADALAQEAAEGAVVLVQDYHLALVPGLLRARRPDLRIGHFSHTPWAPPDYYRLLPDEVAEAVLRGILGGDRAAFLTERWAAAFADCCAVVLGAEIVRDGGGAATAVRFEGRETRLGVHGLGADAEFLRERSRAADVDERLTALRAQIGPGRKTIVRVDRTELSKNIVRGLLAYRRLLETHPEWRRRVVHVAFAYPSRQDLAVYRDYTARVQAVADEINAEFGTEGWQPVALHVKDDFARSLAAYRLADVALVNPIRDGMNLVAKEVPVVSEQGCALVLSREAGACAELGEDALVVNPYDVEGTAAALDEALRMGDAERTDRTKRLAAAATALPPQKWFLAQLRALEA, from the coding sequence ATGGCTGCCCCCCGCACTGCCCAGATCCTCGTCGCCTCCAACCGCGGCCCGGTCTCGTACGCGCTGGGCGAGGACGGCTCGCTCACCGCCAAGCGCGGCGGCGGCGGGCTGGTCTCCGGCCTCAGCGCGATCGGCCCGGACGCCGGGGCGGTGTGGGTGTGCTCGGCCCTCGGCGACGGCGACCGGGAGGCCGCCCGGCGCGCCGGGACCGGCCATCTGGACACCGCCGACACCGGCGGGCAGCAGGTGCGGATGCTGGACATCGCGCCGGATGTGTTCGCCGCCGCGTACAACGGCGTGGCCAACTCGGTGTTGTGGTTCGTCCACCACCTGCTCTACCAGACCCCGGTGGAGCCGGTCTTCGACGCCGGGTCCGCCGCCCAGTGGGCGGCCTTCGAGACGTACAACACGGCCTTCGCGGACGCGCTCGCCCAGGAGGCGGCCGAGGGCGCGGTGGTGCTGGTGCAGGACTACCACCTGGCGCTGGTGCCGGGGCTGCTGCGAGCACGCCGTCCCGATCTGCGGATCGGCCACTTCTCGCACACCCCGTGGGCCCCGCCGGACTACTACCGGCTGCTGCCGGACGAGGTGGCGGAGGCGGTGCTGCGCGGCATCCTCGGCGGCGACCGCGCGGCGTTCCTCACCGAGCGCTGGGCCGCGGCCTTCGCCGACTGCTGTGCGGTGGTGCTGGGCGCCGAGATCGTCCGGGACGGCGGCGGCGCGGCCACGGCGGTGCGGTTCGAGGGGCGGGAGACCCGGCTCGGGGTGCACGGCCTGGGCGCGGACGCGGAGTTCCTGCGGGAGCGGTCGCGCGCGGCGGACGTGGACGAACGGCTCACCGCGCTGCGGGCGCAGATCGGCCCCGGCCGGAAGACGATCGTCCGGGTGGACCGCACCGAGCTGTCCAAGAACATCGTGCGGGGGCTGCTGGCCTACCGGCGGCTGCTGGAGACCCACCCCGAGTGGCGCCGGCGCGTGGTCCACGTGGCGTTCGCCTACCCCTCGCGCCAGGACCTCGCGGTCTACCGCGACTACACGGCACGGGTCCAGGCGGTCGCGGACGAGATCAACGCGGAGTTCGGCACGGAGGGCTGGCAGCCGGTCGCCCTCCATGTGAAGGACGACTTCGCCCGCTCGCTCGCCGCCTACCGGCTGGCCGACGTGGCGCTGGTCAACCCGATCCGGGACGGGATGAACCTGGTCGCCAAGGAGGTGCCGGTCGTCTCCGAGCAGGGCTGCGCGCTGGTGCTGTCGCGCGAGGCGGGGGCCTGCGCGGAGCTGGGCGAGGACGCGCTCGTGGTGAACCCGTACGACGTGGAGGGCACGGCGGCGGCGCTGGACGAGGCCCTGCGGATGGGCGACGCCGAACGCACCGACCGCACCAAACGCCTGGCCGCGGCAGCCACGGCGCTCCCCCCGCAGAAGTGGTTCCTGGCGCAGCTGAGGGCCCTGGAGGCATAG
- a CDS encoding glucosyl-3-phosphoglycerate synthase produces MLDEVERWLEHRSWSADDRPLDRLLAAKRDTGSTVSVVLPALNEEATVGKIAAVIRRELMGEAAPLVDELVVLDSGSTDRTAEVAAAAGAAVVPRDSLLPRLPALPGKGEVLWRSLLATSGEIVCFIDADLREFDARFVSGIVGPLLTDPEVQLVKGMYDRPLGDTAGQGGRVTELVARPLLNLHWPLLAGFVQPLGGEYAARRSLLERLPFPVGYGVELGLLVDSLHTVGLDALAQVDIGVRKHRHQDGQALGRMAAAIYRTAQLRLARGHLVRPRLTQFDRGENGFEPRTSAVDTEERPPMIEIPEYAERRAA; encoded by the coding sequence GTGCTGGATGAGGTGGAGCGCTGGCTGGAGCACCGCTCCTGGTCGGCCGACGACCGTCCGCTGGACCGTCTGCTGGCCGCCAAGCGCGACACGGGCAGCACGGTGAGCGTAGTGCTGCCCGCGCTGAACGAGGAAGCGACGGTCGGGAAGATCGCCGCGGTGATCCGCCGTGAACTGATGGGTGAGGCGGCGCCGCTCGTGGATGAGCTGGTGGTGCTGGACTCCGGCTCCACCGACCGCACCGCGGAGGTCGCCGCGGCGGCCGGTGCGGCCGTGGTGCCCCGGGACTCCCTGCTGCCGCGGCTGCCCGCGCTGCCGGGCAAGGGTGAGGTGCTGTGGCGTTCCCTGCTGGCCACCAGCGGCGAGATCGTCTGCTTCATCGACGCCGATCTGCGGGAGTTCGACGCGCGCTTCGTCTCCGGGATCGTCGGTCCGCTGCTGACCGACCCGGAGGTGCAGCTGGTCAAGGGCATGTACGACCGGCCGCTCGGTGACACGGCCGGTCAGGGCGGCCGGGTCACCGAGCTGGTCGCCCGTCCGCTGCTGAATCTGCACTGGCCGCTGCTGGCCGGATTCGTCCAGCCGCTGGGCGGCGAGTACGCGGCCCGGCGCTCGCTGCTGGAGCGGCTGCCGTTCCCCGTGGGGTACGGGGTGGAGCTGGGGCTGCTGGTGGACTCACTGCACACGGTCGGCCTCGACGCGCTGGCCCAGGTGGACATCGGCGTGCGCAAGCACCGCCACCAGGACGGGCAGGCGCTGGGCCGGATGGCGGCGGCCATCTACCGCACGGCGCAGCTGCGGCTGGCCCGCGGCCATCTGGTGCGGCCGCGGCTGACTCAGTTCGACCGGGGCGAGAACGGCTTCGAGCCGCGGACGTCGGCCGTGGACACCGAGGAGCGGCCGCCGATGATCGAGATCCCGGAGTACGCGGAGCGGCGGGCGGCCTAG
- the thrC gene encoding threonine synthase yields MAVQSVESSTTSPAASPASASTTPPFGPAVALSCRECGERFDLGPIFACAACFGPLEIAYELPTGDPEGLRRRIEAGPNNIWRYAPLLPVPADVADTPSLNPGFTKLVKADNLARELGVTGELHIKDDSGNPTHSFKDRVVAIAVQAARAFGFTTLSCSSTGNLAGAVGAAAARAGFRSCVFIPHDLEAGKVVMAAVYGGDLVGIEGTYDDVNRFCSELIGDPAGEGWGFVNVNLRPYYGEGSKTLAYEICEQLGWRLPDQIVIPIASGSQLTKIDKGLKELIALGLVEDKPYKIFGAQAEGCSPVSAAFKAGHDVVRPQKPDTIAKSLAIGNPADGPYVLDIARRTGGAVEDVTDEQIVDAIKLLARTEGIFAETAGGVTVGVTKKLIEDGLLDPALTTVVLNTGDGLKTLDAVAPTTGPSATIRPTLDSFREAGLV; encoded by the coding sequence ATGGCTGTGCAATCCGTCGAAAGCTCAACCACTTCCCCCGCCGCTTCCCCGGCGTCCGCGTCGACCACGCCTCCCTTCGGCCCCGCCGTGGCGCTGTCCTGTCGCGAATGCGGTGAGCGCTTCGATCTCGGCCCGATCTTCGCCTGTGCGGCGTGTTTCGGCCCCCTCGAAATCGCGTATGAGCTGCCGACCGGCGACCCGGAGGGGCTGCGCCGGCGCATCGAGGCCGGTCCGAACAACATCTGGCGCTATGCCCCGCTCCTTCCGGTCCCGGCGGACGTGGCGGACACACCCAGCCTGAATCCAGGGTTCACCAAGCTGGTCAAGGCCGACAACCTCGCCCGTGAGCTCGGTGTCACCGGTGAGCTGCACATCAAGGACGACTCCGGCAACCCGACCCACTCCTTCAAGGACCGGGTCGTCGCCATCGCCGTCCAGGCCGCCCGTGCCTTCGGCTTCACCACTCTGTCCTGCTCCTCCACCGGCAACCTCGCGGGCGCGGTCGGCGCCGCGGCCGCCCGCGCGGGCTTCCGCTCCTGCGTCTTCATCCCGCACGACCTGGAGGCGGGCAAGGTCGTCATGGCCGCCGTCTACGGCGGTGACCTGGTCGGCATCGAGGGCACGTACGACGACGTCAACCGCTTCTGCAGCGAGCTGATCGGCGACCCGGCGGGCGAGGGCTGGGGCTTCGTCAACGTCAATCTGCGGCCGTACTACGGCGAGGGCTCCAAGACCCTGGCCTACGAGATCTGCGAGCAGCTCGGCTGGCGGCTGCCGGACCAGATCGTCATCCCGATCGCCTCGGGCTCCCAGCTCACCAAGATCGACAAGGGTCTGAAGGAGCTGATCGCCCTCGGTCTGGTCGAGGACAAGCCCTACAAGATCTTCGGTGCCCAGGCCGAAGGCTGCTCCCCGGTCTCCGCCGCGTTCAAGGCCGGTCATGACGTGGTGCGTCCGCAGAAGCCGGACACCATCGCCAAGTCGCTGGCCATCGGCAACCCGGCGGACGGCCCGTACGTCCTGGACATCGCGCGGCGCACCGGCGGTGCCGTGGAGGACGTCACCGACGAGCAGATCGTCGACGCCATCAAGCTGCTGGCCCGCACCGAGGGGATCTTCGCGGAGACCGCGGGCGGCGTCACCGTCGGCGTGACGAAGAAGCTGATCGAGGACGGGCTCCTCGACCCGGCTCTGACGACCGTCGTCCTCAACACCGGCGACGGCCTCAAGACCCTCGACGCGGTGGCCCCCACCACGGGCCCCTCCGCCACCATCCGCCCCACCCTTGACTCGTTCCGAGAGGCTGGCCTCGTATGA
- a CDS encoding MoaD/ThiS family protein yields MSVNVRIPTILRTYTGGQAEVSAEGGTLAEVLADLEKNHQGISARVLDDTGKLRRFVNVYVNDDDVRFADGLATATPDGAGVSIIPAVAGGC; encoded by the coding sequence ATGAGTGTTAATGTCCGAATCCCGACCATCCTCCGCACCTACACCGGCGGCCAGGCCGAGGTCAGCGCCGAGGGTGGGACCCTCGCCGAGGTCCTGGCGGACCTGGAGAAGAACCACCAGGGCATTTCCGCCCGCGTCCTGGACGACACCGGCAAGCTGCGCCGCTTCGTGAACGTCTACGTCAACGACGACGACGTGCGCTTCGCGGACGGCCTGGCCACGGCCACGCCGGACGGCGCCGGGGTCTCGATCATCCCGGCGGTCGCGGGCGGCTGCTGA
- a CDS encoding cold-shock protein: MAQGTVKWFNAEKGYGFIAVDGGADVFVHYSAIQMDGYRTLEEGQRVEFEISQGQKGPQADMVRVAVG, encoded by the coding sequence ATGGCTCAGGGCACCGTCAAGTGGTTCAACGCGGAGAAGGGGTACGGCTTCATCGCGGTCGACGGTGGTGCGGACGTGTTCGTCCACTACAGCGCGATCCAGATGGACGGCTACCGCACCCTCGAGGAAGGCCAGCGGGTGGAGTTCGAAATCTCGCAGGGTCAGAAGGGCCCGCAGGCCGACATGGTCCGCGTGGCCGTTGGCTGA
- the groL gene encoding chaperonin GroEL (60 kDa chaperone family; promotes refolding of misfolded polypeptides especially under stressful conditions; forms two stacked rings of heptamers to form a barrel-shaped 14mer; ends can be capped by GroES; misfolded proteins enter the barrel where they are refolded when GroES binds), with protein MAKIIAFDEEARRGLERGMNQLADAVKVTLGPKGRNVVLEKKWGAPTITNDGVSIAKEIELEDAYEKIGAELVKEVAKKTDDVAGDGTTTATVLAQALVKEGLRNVAAGANPMALKRGIEKAVEAVSAQLLEQAKDVETKEQIASTASISAADIQIGELIAEAMDKVGKEGVITVEESQTFGLELELTEGMRFDKGYISPYFATDMERMEASLDDPYILIVNSKITSVKDLLPLLEKVMQSGKPLLIIAEDIEGEALATLVVNKIRGTFKSVAVKAPGFGDRRKAMLGDIAILTGGTVISEEVGLKLENAGLDLLGRARKVTVTKDETTIVDGAGDTDQVQGRVNQIRAEIESSDSDYDREKLQERLAKLAGGVAVIKAGAATEVELKERKHRIEDAVRNAKAAVEEGIVAGGGVALLQTVSVFEKLELEGDEATGAQAVRLALEAPLKQIAVNAGLEGGVVVEKVRNLTPGHGLNAATGEYVDLIAEGIIDPAKVTRSALQNAASIAALFLTTEAVIADKPEKAAAAGAPGGMPGGDMDF; from the coding sequence ATGGCCAAGATCATCGCGTTCGACGAGGAGGCGCGGCGCGGCCTCGAGCGCGGGATGAACCAGCTCGCCGACGCCGTCAAGGTCACCCTCGGCCCCAAGGGCCGCAACGTCGTCCTCGAGAAGAAGTGGGGCGCCCCCACGATCACCAACGATGGTGTGTCCATCGCCAAGGAGATCGAGCTCGAGGACGCGTACGAGAAGATCGGCGCCGAGCTGGTCAAGGAGGTCGCGAAGAAGACGGACGACGTCGCCGGTGACGGCACGACGACCGCGACCGTCCTCGCCCAGGCGCTGGTCAAGGAGGGCCTCCGCAACGTTGCCGCGGGCGCCAACCCGATGGCCCTCAAGCGCGGCATCGAGAAGGCCGTCGAGGCCGTCTCCGCCCAGCTGCTCGAGCAGGCCAAGGACGTGGAGACCAAGGAGCAGATCGCCTCCACCGCCTCCATCTCCGCCGCCGACATCCAGATCGGTGAGCTCATCGCCGAGGCGATGGACAAGGTCGGCAAGGAAGGCGTCATCACCGTCGAGGAGTCGCAGACCTTCGGGCTCGAGCTCGAGCTCACCGAGGGCATGCGCTTCGACAAGGGCTACATCTCCCCGTACTTCGCGACGGACATGGAGCGTATGGAGGCGTCGCTCGACGACCCGTACATCCTGATCGTCAACTCGAAGATCACCAGCGTGAAGGACCTCCTCCCGCTGCTCGAGAAGGTCATGCAGTCCGGCAAGCCGCTGCTGATCATCGCCGAGGACATCGAGGGCGAGGCCCTGGCGACCCTGGTCGTCAACAAGATCCGTGGCACCTTCAAGTCCGTCGCCGTCAAGGCTCCGGGCTTCGGTGACCGCCGCAAGGCCATGCTCGGTGACATCGCCATCCTCACCGGTGGCACCGTCATCTCCGAGGAGGTCGGCCTCAAGCTGGAGAACGCCGGTCTCGACCTGCTCGGCCGCGCCCGCAAGGTCACCGTCACCAAGGACGAGACCACCATCGTGGACGGCGCCGGCGACACCGACCAGGTGCAGGGCCGCGTCAACCAGATCCGCGCCGAGATCGAGTCCTCGGACTCCGACTACGACCGCGAGAAGCTCCAGGAGCGCCTGGCGAAGCTGGCCGGCGGCGTGGCCGTCATCAAGGCCGGTGCCGCCACCGAGGTCGAGCTCAAGGAGCGCAAGCACCGCATCGAGGACGCGGTGCGCAACGCCAAGGCGGCCGTCGAGGAGGGCATCGTCGCCGGTGGTGGCGTGGCCCTGCTCCAGACCGTGTCGGTCTTCGAGAAGCTGGAGCTCGAGGGCGACGAGGCCACCGGCGCCCAGGCCGTCCGCCTGGCGCTCGAGGCCCCGCTGAAGCAGATCGCGGTCAACGCCGGTCTCGAGGGCGGCGTCGTGGTGGAGAAGGTGCGCAACCTGACCCCGGGCCACGGTCTCAACGCGGCCACCGGCGAGTACGTCGACCTCATCGCCGAGGGCATCATCGACCCGGCCAAGGTCACGCGCTCCGCGCTCCAGAACGCCGCGTCGATCGCCGCGCTGTTCCTGACCACCGAGGCCGTCATCGCCGACAAGCCGGAGAAGGCCGCCGCGGCGGGCGCTCCGGGCGGCATGCCGGGCGGTGACATGGACTTCTGA